A portion of the Carboxydothermus pertinax genome contains these proteins:
- a CDS encoding CRISPR-associated helicase/endonuclease Cas3: protein MIQNIFAKPDESLKEHTEKAFKVFKSLREIYQNAPAYAGDPLFFQKLFWAVFLHDFGKGATGFQEQLKPKGKRWGYRHELLSTHFVNLLPYNDNDLEDIHLWIVTHHKDLRELQEKYFDEETYNDRLKEIKPVEKELISFLEEGKRKFREMFGDEFNLKDNLADNKLLFKTLKKMLKNVRMEKKIEAKEKIRGILGRGFLMAADHLASAGKDSIENFPAPSRVYKFQNLYSTQKFCREFKGSLMLTAPTGSGKTEAALFWSEANQKPGEGDRVFYILPYTASINAMYDRLKEKFGEEKVGFLHGKAQYYLYKKFGEDDIQRIRDLKDLNRKILKPLKIMTPFQLIKAFFGVKGFEMNLAELLEAKIIIDEIHAYDPRTTALLLTSLKFLQDHFNVRILVMSATIPTFLKNLIQEKLAISQEVTLTSDELNRFTRHRVEVLPYDIFNSIKKIKEYLNKGKKVLVILNTVKRAQEVYQHFADISCRKKLLHGRFTQRHREAIERELLDLDLLVATQVVEVSLDIDYDVLFTEPAPLDALLQRFGRVNRKGQKGISKVYVFSTGSPEDQYIYYPDLVNKSIEVLKEVDILYEAKIQEMIDKVYDQCFTPKQMELFKEVEKSMQALLDCLYPYVVFEENEDRFYKLFNSVEAVPERYLGEYQELVEQDKYFEAMGYLVNISFNQFFKLQKQRYIYRKDDCLVVSSRYDDELGLILNEPESILESFI from the coding sequence ATGATCCAGAATATTTTTGCTAAGCCCGATGAAAGTTTAAAAGAGCATACCGAAAAAGCGTTTAAAGTCTTTAAGAGTCTTAGGGAAATTTACCAAAATGCCCCGGCGTATGCCGGGGATCCCCTTTTTTTCCAAAAGCTTTTCTGGGCGGTGTTTCTTCATGATTTTGGCAAAGGAGCGACGGGGTTTCAAGAACAATTAAAACCCAAAGGAAAGCGCTGGGGCTATCGCCATGAACTGCTTTCTACCCACTTTGTAAATCTTCTGCCGTATAATGACAATGATTTAGAAGATATCCATTTGTGGATTGTTACCCATCATAAAGACCTAAGAGAGCTTCAGGAAAAATACTTCGATGAGGAAACTTATAATGACCGTTTAAAAGAAATTAAACCGGTAGAAAAAGAACTAATTTCTTTTCTTGAAGAAGGTAAAAGGAAATTTCGGGAGATGTTTGGTGATGAATTTAACTTAAAAGACAATTTGGCAGACAATAAATTACTTTTTAAAACATTAAAAAAAATGCTTAAGAATGTACGCATGGAGAAAAAAATAGAGGCTAAAGAAAAAATCCGTGGGATATTAGGACGCGGGTTTTTAATGGCTGCCGACCATCTGGCGTCGGCAGGAAAAGATTCTATTGAAAATTTTCCCGCACCATCCAGGGTATATAAATTTCAAAACCTCTACTCCACCCAAAAGTTTTGCCGGGAATTTAAAGGAAGTTTAATGCTCACTGCCCCAACCGGTTCCGGTAAAACCGAAGCTGCTTTATTTTGGAGTGAGGCCAACCAAAAGCCCGGGGAAGGCGACCGGGTATTTTATATCTTACCTTATACTGCCAGCATCAATGCTATGTATGATCGATTAAAAGAAAAATTTGGAGAAGAAAAAGTAGGCTTTTTGCATGGGAAAGCCCAGTATTATCTTTATAAAAAATTCGGGGAAGATGACATACAGAGAATTCGCGACCTGAAAGATTTAAACCGGAAAATATTAAAACCTTTGAAAATTATGACACCGTTTCAGTTAATTAAAGCTTTTTTCGGGGTAAAAGGCTTTGAAATGAATTTAGCAGAGCTTTTAGAAGCTAAAATAATTATTGATGAGATCCATGCTTACGACCCCAGGACTACAGCCTTGCTTTTGACTTCTTTAAAATTCCTCCAGGACCACTTTAATGTACGCATCTTGGTAATGTCGGCAACAATCCCCACTTTTTTAAAAAATCTTATTCAGGAAAAGTTAGCAATATCACAGGAAGTAACATTGACCTCCGATGAACTAAACCGATTTACCCGCCACCGGGTAGAAGTCTTGCCTTACGATATCTTTAATTCTATAAAAAAGATTAAAGAATACTTAAATAAAGGTAAAAAAGTCCTGGTGATTTTAAATACTGTAAAACGCGCCCAGGAAGTGTATCAACACTTTGCCGATATCTCTTGCCGGAAAAAATTACTGCATGGACGTTTTACGCAGCGGCACCGGGAAGCTATTGAGCGGGAACTATTGGACCTTGATTTACTGGTAGCCACCCAGGTGGTAGAGGTATCCCTCGATATAGATTATGACGTCCTATTTACCGAGCCGGCACCTTTGGATGCTCTCCTGCAGCGTTTTGGTCGGGTAAATCGCAAGGGGCAAAAAGGAATTTCAAAAGTGTATGTATTTTCTACAGGAAGTCCGGAGGATCAATATATTTACTATCCTGACCTTGTAAATAAAAGCATTGAAGTATTAAAAGAAGTGGATATACTTTATGAGGCAAAAATTCAGGAGATGATAGATAAAGTTTACGACCAATGTTTTACACCAAAGCAAATGGAACTTTTTAAAGAAGTTGAAAAAAGTATGCAGGCACTGCTTGACTGCCTATATCCTTATGTTGTTTTTGAAGAAAATGAAGATAGGTTCTATAAACTTTTTAATTCAGTAGAAGCAGTGCCCGAGCGGTATCTTGGGGAGTATCAGGAGTTAGTCGAGCAAGATAA